The stretch of DNA CTTCGTCGAGATGCCAACACGGACACCTGTCACTTGGACCTCTATGATTTCAGGGTACTCGCAGCATGGCAGGTCCCGAGATGCGATACAGCTCTTTGAGGACATGATATTATCTGGCGCCAAACCAAACGAAATCACATTCGTAAGTTTGCTGTCAGCCTGCAGCTATGCTGGTTTAGTAGAGGAGGCTGAGCGCTACTTTGACATGATGCGGAATGAGTATCATATAGAGCCTCTTGTGGACCATTACGGGTGCATGGTTGACATGTTCGTGCGATTGGGCCGGCTGGATGATGCATTTTCCTTCATCAAGAGAACAGGCTTTGAGCCGAATGAGGCCATCTGGTCTAGTTTGGTAGCTGGATGTCGGAGTCACGGGAACATGGAGCTTGCTTTCTACGCTGCTGATAGGCTCCTTGAGCTCAAGCCGAAAGTGATTGAAACATATGTCTTGCTGTTGAACATGTACGTGTCTACTGGTAGATGGCGTGACGTCGCTAGGGTGCGGAAACTGGTCAAACATGAAGATGTCGGGTTTCTCAGAGACCGTAGCTGGATTGCAATCAGAGACAAGGTGTATTTCTTTAGAGCTGATGACATGACTCACCCTCAAGCTACCGAGTTGTATCAATTGTTGGAGAATTTGCTGGAAAAGGCTAAGGCCGTAGGGTACGAACCGTACCAGAATGCTCCTGAGTTGTTATCTGACAGCACGGAGGGCGATGACGACAGGCCTGCTGCTGCTGCAGGTTCACTAATAAAGCACCACAGTGAGAGGTTAGCTGTTGCACTGGGGCTGCTCAAAACACCTCCTGGTGCGACAGTCCGTGTGACCAAGAACATCACCATGTGCAGGGACTGCCACAGCTCTATCAAATACTTCTCATTACTTGCAAACAGAGAGATTGTTGTCCGGGACAGTAAACGGCTTCACAAGTTCAAGGATGGTCGGTGCTCCTGTGGGGATTTTGGTGCGCTCCTCCTGTGATGCCGAAAAATCTCATGCGCACTGCGCTATTCTATTCTGAGAACATGACAATTTTTGCATTGGAAACAGGTTTGACTTACTCTGAAGAACTTGTTTACTGCAAGGTACGTACCAATGCCATGAGATGTCCGTTTGCTTGTAGATTTTTGTATGAAAGCATGATTTGTTCAGTCAGCATTGGTGACATATGAGTATATATGACCATGCATAAACCCAATCAGATTTCTGAGGTATGCTCACATCCTTAGCACTGTAGAATGGTGAATATTGTGTAACTGTTGTAAATGCTGGCCAATTAGGGTCAAGTTTCATTGTTTTAATTCGCAATGCTGACTCAAATTTTAAATTCTATGGCCCATAATTTGAGTGGAAGCATTGTGTACCATATGAAACAAATATGTTGTATGATACAAATTTTTTGAACTGTAAAGAGTATTTGTAGCATGTCTACAAATAATTGGAATATATACACACAAGATTTTATCCTGCTACCGGTATAGTTGCTCCCATGTGTGTTTCACACAATTTTTCTTCAGTCTCGTAGCACTTGGTCCTCTCTCTTCCTTCCGGCGGGAAAGAAGAAAAATAGGGCTCGATTCCGGTTGGGTAACGAAAAGGCTCTTCGATCCGGCAGCTGCCCACACCGCCGTTCCCTGTCCTTAAGTTCCGGTGCTTTTCCCTGCCGGAAGGATGGGAGGAAAGGTATGGGaatgcagcagcagcagcaggaggagTTGGCAGAGGGCGGCGTCgggaagaggacgaaggttgcgGGGGCGTTGGGAAGGGAGGAAGGTATTGTCACCATGAACCTTGGCATCCTTGACTGCCCCGTCTGCTTCCATCCCCTGCACCCCCCATCTTCCAGGTACCCCCTGTCCCTGTTGGTTCGTCTGTACGTGCTGTACCACTGAAACCCCACAAACTCCTTAAGGAAGGACGGTGCCAATTCATTTCTGCCGTAGTGGCAAAAACAAAACTCAGTTATTGATTTTTTTTAGAGCAAACCTCTTTTATTGATTTGATCCTGGAATGGAACTTAGGTGCCAGGTTTTGGACCTGTGGTTTTGTAGTGGTAAGTTGCAAGTCAAGGTTGACATCTCTGAACAATTAGAACAAAAGCAGGCGTAAACATTAGCCCAGATGCCCAATAAATCAGTAATTTTTTCAGCAATTTATGTTGCCTTCAGTCCATATATGAATTGTAAAATCTTTCTGCTCATCATTGTTTGGATTCCCAAATGGGGAGTATCCTTGTTCTCTAGCAATCACTGGTTGGTCAAGAAATCGAATATAGATGGACAACTGAAGCGTTAAGCTCATCATTGCTCAGAAACTATAAACAAGGGAATGAATACTGTATTCCTGGAAGTATTGACATTTATCTATTTTTGCAGTAGGGGGGTAGGGTGGTTTGTATGAAAATTGGCTTCAACCACTTTGATGGCATATGTACAATCCGTCAGGTCTGGTCAGAAGTTCAGAACAGCATCAGAAGTAAATATGCATGCTGTTCATCATTTTGGTTGTATTTTTGTCATTCACAATTAGCATTCAAGTTAATTTAAGCATATCAATTCATACATTTACAGTTTCATCTCCGTTCCTCAATGCACTGTTGGGCATGCTATATGTTCATCTTGCCACGAGAAGCTCCCTGACAAGTGCCACTGCTGCGCCATTCCCAGTCTACAATCGCTCCTACATGGTAGAACATGTCACTGAATCCATCAAAGTTGATCGAGGTCCA from Triticum urartu cultivar G1812 chromosome 3, Tu2.1, whole genome shotgun sequence encodes:
- the LOC125542375 gene encoding putative pentatricopeptide repeat-containing protein At5g52630 isoform X1, whose product is MRTLISSSCRILDPKRSPRSHTPSDAGHLPCHTPPMASIPSLAVSGAATAVPAVVAAKPLPSSAGFDKGGSYQRSTQAAENGRLESESPPRPLDAQEAMSMLKDGRTVQSAMYVPLLHRCVETRGLGAARALHGHMAKTGTVADMFVATSLVNVYMRCGASRDARSLFDEMPEKNVVTWTALITGYTLNSEAVLALEVFVEMLELGRYPSHYTLGGMLNACSAARRIDLGQQVHGYSIKYGADTITSMGNSLCRMYCKSGDLQSGLRAFKGTPDKNVITWTTMISSCAEDENYLELGLSLFLDMLEGGVTPNEFTLTSVMSLCGARLDMNLGKQVQAFCYKVGCEANLPVKNSTMYLYLRKGETDEAMRLFEEMDSSSIITWNAMISGYAQIMDSAKDDLHARSRGFQALKLFRDLVRSELKPDLFTFSSILSVCSAMMALEQGEQIHATTIKTGCLSDVVVNSALVNMYNKCGCIECATKAFVEMPTRTPVTWTSMISGYSQHGRSRDAIQLFEDMILSGAKPNEITFVSLLSACSYAGLVEEAERYFDMMRNEYHIEPLVDHYGCMVDMFVRLGRLDDAFSFIKRTGFEPNEAIWSSLVAGCRSHGNMELAFYAADRLLELKPKVIETYVLLLNMYVSTGRWRDVARVRKLVKHEDVGFLRDRSWIAIRDKVYFFRADDMTHPQATELYQLLENLLEKAKAVGYEPYQNAPELLSDSTEGDDDRPAAAAGSLIKHHSERLAVALGLLKTPPGATVRVTKNITMCRDCHSSIKYFSLLANREIVVRDSKRLHKFKDGRCSCGDFGLTYSEELVYCKSRSTWSSLFLPAGKKKNRARFRLGNEKALRSGSCPHRRSLSLSSGAFPCRKDGRKGMGMQQQQQEELAEGGVGKRTKVAGALGREEGIVTMNLGILDCPVCFHPLHPPSSSFISVPQCTVGHAICSSCHEKLPDKCHCCAIPSLQSLLHGRTCH